From the Toxoplasma gondii ME49 chromosome VIIa, whole genome shotgun sequence genome, one window contains:
- a CDS encoding arginine decarboxylase (encoded by transcript TGME49_280700), with translation MLERRGTLRYGAARRLRQFGSRDSILLAPSSSRSMSTSGFFLPALPGERSLSGDSEAPQDFDLEAALRGHSRNPARVFPGEGDRRDGGDGGEKRERSRGRGSLGTPRLSPSSFDAREDFSGLSGRWGQREDGFGSTGASGRPPWVGRKSREGGRLAEMTAALSVATEEEFSGDREQTHGWLTKAETVTQGDEDLVSSETTYIAMLREELWQALSAHVAMWRRDKIEAGLNCLEQIEWFWGVEGMHKVQEVRALVKDNKMDSAGAVISSVTASMSSVTGSMQGRQHCFYVLVAVPPYTFRNSDHRVNLAAELRRIASKEQSQDSSLVYRIVEVDSMRRALLAAIVNPDILAVVVQDNVPVDHSHTSSHALVGFEAFVRGVEMFVDAPVAQMRAGAPVLSTFVRSVSRCRGNVDIFCVCTAMGLASLEPVTHLVKRAFFPNDDHSDLHEAILAGVRSKMRCPFFEALRRYAERPIGVFHALAISRGNSVRRSKWIQGLIDFYGVNLFKAESSATCGGLDSLLDPHGSLLDAQNLAARAYDASYAFFVTNGTSTSNKIVLQAVLRPEDVVLVDRDCHKSHHYGFVLAGSSPCYLDAYPLHRFSMYGGVPLDSIKRTLLAYRAVGRLEEVKLLVLTNCTFDGIVYNVRRVIEECLAIAPHLVFLFDEAWFSYAMFHPILKTRTAMHAANEIRRDLMEGRYHQLFEDLVETLGTDDLRAVDAETLAKTRLVPDPRRMRVRVYATHSIHKSLTALRQGSMILVNDDLFESHVHTAFKEAYYTHMSTSPNYQILATLDVGRSQMELEGYGLVERQIEAAFFIRRLLTRDLLVRKYFTVLSPRDMIPSAMRKHSREFLGEEALQCELTLQTLEQVWLSDDEFVLDPTRITLFTGLSGLDGETFKVKWLMDKYGVQINKTSRNSVLFMTNIGTTRSSCVFLKACIRSCAQELEMHRLLSSTRELEEVNDAVHGLVEECPDLPHFSAFHPVFAKPARVCEAARENAAAEEPTGAAANAKGGDKKGDGKREASVDGEDALASLVKDGDLRAAFYLAYDENNVRYLSLRSAKEAILKGKQLVATTFVIPYPPGFPVAVPGQVLTVALVDFLLKLDVKEIHGFDDKLGFRLFKPGVLTEKLRERQSAGALRGTSVEQRLPPETETVHVAVRPPTAGTPQLSEEKKDASSNGVVAASADDPDSKISEKSGNSTNATRNSDAASSLSSRRDDQEKRESET, from the exons atGTTGGAGAGGCGGGGGACTCTCCGGTACGGCGCcgcgcgtcgtctgcgtcaGTTTGGATCGCGCGACAGcattcttctcgctcctAGCAGTTCGCGTTCGATGTCGACTTccggcttctttctccctgctcTGCCCGGAGAGCGTTCACTCTCTGGAGACTCCGAAGCGCCTCAGGACTTCGACCTCGAAGCTGCGCTCCGTGGTCACTCGCGCAATCCGGCGCGGGTCTTCCccggcgaaggagacagaagagacggcggagacgggggagagaagagagagcgaagtcGAGGTCGTGGATCTTTGGGGACACCAAGGCTGTCCCCGTCTTCGTTCGACGCTCGAGAGGACTTTAGCGGACTCAGCGGACGCtggggacagagagaagacggttTCGGAAGCACTGGTGCATCCGGACGGCCGCCCTGGGTGGGGAGGAAGAGTCGCGAAGGAGGACGGCTCGCGGAGATGAcggctgctctctctgtcgcgacGGAAGAGGAGTtctccggagacagagagcagactCACGGGTGGCTGACTAAAGCCGAGACGGTCACTCAGGGTGACGAGGACCTCGTCAGTTCAGAGACAACCTACATCGCGATGCTGCGCGAGGAACTGTGGCAAGCTCTCTCGGCTCACGTTGCGATgtggagacgagacaaaATCGAGGCAGGCCTCAACTGTCTCGAACAA ATCGAGTGGTTCTGGGGCGTCGAAGGCATGCACAAAGTACAGGAAGTCCGCGCACTCGTGAAAGACAATAAAATGGACTCTGCCGGAGCCGTCATCTCCAGCGTCACTGCCTCCATGTCCTCGGTCACAG GGAGCATGCAAGGACGCCAGCACTGTTTCTACGTTCTGGTGGCGGTTCCGCCGTACACGTTCCGGAACAGCGATCACCGAGTGAACTTGGCGGCGGAGTTGCGGAGAATCGCTTCGAAGGAGCAGTCGCAAGACTCATCCCTGGTGTATCGAATCGTGGAGGTGGACAGCATGCGTCGCGCGCTGCTGGCGGCGATCGTGAATCCGGACATCCTCGCAGTCGTCGTTCAAGACAATGTACCCGTCGACCACTCACATACTTCGTCGCATGCGCTGGTCGGCTTCGAGGCGTTCGTGAGAGGTGTGGAGATGTTCGTGGACGCGCCGGTGGCGCAGATGCGCGCAGGCGCTCCTGTGCTCTCCACCTTCGTTCGGAGCGTCTCGCGGTGCAGAGGCAACGTCGACatcttctgtgtctgcacTGCGATGGGCCTGGCGAGTCTCGAGCCCGTGACGCACCTGGTGAAGCGCGCGTTTTTCCCCAACGACGATCATTCCGACCTGCACGAGGCGATTCTCGCGGGCGTCCGCAGCAAAATGCGTTGTCCCTTCTTCGAGGCGCTCCGGCGCTACGCCGAACGCCCAATCGGCGTCTTCCACGCCCTCGCGATCTCGCGCGGAAACTCGGTTCGGCGCAGCAAGTGGATTCAAGGCTTGATCGACTTCTACGGAGTCAATCTGTTCAAGGCTGAAAGCAGCGCGACCTGTGGAGGCCTCGACTCGCTGCTCGACCCCCATGGGTCGCTGCTCGACGCGCAGAACCTCGCCGCCAGAGCCTACGATGCCAGCTACGCGTTCTTCGTCACCAATGGCACATCGACCTCGAACAAAATCGTCCTGCAG GCAGTGCTCCGCCCCGAGGACGTCGTTCTGGTGGACCGCGACTGTCACAAGTCGCACCACTAcggcttcgtcctcgccgGAAGTTCCCCGTGCTACCTGGACGCGTATCCGCTTCACCGCTTCTCCATGTACGGCGGAGTGCCACTGGACTCGATCAAGCGAACGCTGCTCGCGTACCGGGCAGTGGGCCGCCTCGAAGAAGTGAAGCTCTTGGTGTTGACGAACTGCACCTTCGACGGGATCGTCTACAACGTCAGACGCGTCATCGAGGAATGTCTCGCCATCGCGCCACACCTCGTATTCCTCTTCGACGAAGCTTGGTTTTCCTACGCCATGTTCCATCCCATCCTCAAAACGCGCACAGCGATGCATGCTGCAAACGAGATTCGCAGAGAC CTGATGGAGGGTCGCTATCACCAGTTGTTCGAAGACCTCGTGGAGACGCTGGGAACCGACGACTTGCGTGCGGTCGACGCGGAGACGCTCGCGAAGACGCGACTGGTGCCTGATccgcggcgcatgcgcgtccGGGTGTACGCCACCCATTCGATTCACAAGTCCTTGACGGCGCTTCGGCAAGGAAGCATGATTCTCGTGAACGACGACTTGTTCGAGTCTCATGTCCACACAGCGTTCAAGGAGGCGTACTACACGCACATGTCGACTTCTCCGAACTACCAAATTCTCGCGACCCTCGACGTCGGTCGGTCGCAGATGGAGCTCGAGGGATACGGTCTAGTCGAGAGACAAATCGAagctgccttcttcatccGCAGACTTCTGACTCGGGATCTCCTCGTCCGAAAGTACTTCACA GTTCTCTCGCCGCGCGACATGATTCCTTCTGCAATGAGGAAACACAGTCGAGAGTTCCTCGGAGAAGAGGCTCTGCAGTGCGAATTGACCCTCCAAACTCTGGAGCAAGTATGGCTTTCCGACGACGAATTTGTGCTCGATCCGACAAGAATCACGCTCTTCACAGG GTTGTCGGGGCTGGACGGCGAAACGTTCAAAGTGAAGTGGCTGATGGACAAGTACGGCGTTCAGATCAACAAAACTTCGCGCAACTCGGTGCTGTTCATGACGAACATCGGCACAACGCGGTCGTCCTGCGTATTCCTCAAGGCGTGCATTCGGAGCTGCGCGCAGGAACTGGAGATGCATCGTCTCTTGAGTTCGACGCGAGAGCTGGAGGAAGTGAACGACGCAGTGCATGGACTCGTCGAGGAATGTCCGGATCTGCCGcacttctccgccttccacCCTGTGTTCGCGAAGCCGGCGCGCGTCTGCGAAGCCGCTCGAGAGAACGCCGCAGCGGAAGAGCCGACGGGCGCGGCCGCAAACGCcaaaggaggagacaaaaaaggagacgggaagagagaggcgagtgtggacggcgaagacgcacTCGCGTCGCTGGTGAAGGATGGCGATTTGCGAGCAGCCTTCTATCTCGCCTACGACGAAAACAACGTCAGATACTTGTCGCTGAGAAGCGCGAAAGAAGCGATTCTGAAAGGGAAGCAACTCGTCGCAACGACCTTCGTCATTCCCTATCCTCCAGGATTCCCTGTCGCTGTCCCCGGACAA GTTCTGACTGTCGCGTTGGTCGACTTCTTGCTGAAGCTGGACGTCAAAGAAATCCACGGCTTCG
- a CDS encoding hypothetical protein (encoded by transcript TGME49_280670~Signal peptide predicted by SignalP 2.0 HMM (probability 0.751) with cleavage site probability 0.631 at residue 24~Predicted trans-membrane domain (TMHMM2.0):3-26:42-65:79-101:107-130:134-157:208-231:240-263:274-297:301-324:330-353): MPDGNSIVGGIAVLAAILATGSVAVPRKLERIRKLEPPLEDAVYVLYLCCGYAGSAFLACGLLPLNQVIMDDYSMRISCAFTWWGALSGALVVAAINAGFAAISRVGMAVHAAISMGTAVVTSFLWGVLVNNDRLALLWVDIFAVVCLIAGSSISAFPKEIARSCESCCLKGTPLKCAEPEAVLVDTPEARPLIVEETQLLENHKIGHACGLLLCVVSGVCGGLSLGPMSFVPPEDKGIAFLPSFATGIIMAAVLALSIRLFVGKQKPAWHFRRAFPFGLLSGFLYMMAILAVIIAIPRISFAVAYPSKQTAIVVSGCWGILFFRELRGGAVAVFSLGSSLVLTGVVLLSNFTYPERVGIPSSIQPSVT; this comes from the exons ATGCCTGACGGAAACTCTATTGTCGGCGGCATCGCCGTTTTGGCGGCGATACTCGCGACTG GCTCCGTCGCTGTTCCGCGGAAACTGGAGAGGATCCGCAAGCTGGAACCGCCTCTCGAAGATGCGGTATACGTTCTCTACCTTTGCTGTGGCTACGCCGGGTCGGCTTTCCTAGCTTGTGGATTGCTACCCCTGAACCAGGTCATCATGGACGACTACAGCATGCGGATAAGTTGTGCCTTCACTTGGTGGGGCGCTCTATCAG GGGCGCTCGTTGTCGCCGCAATCAATGCAGGCTTCGCCGCCATTTCCAGAGTCGGAATGGCTGTGCATGCTGCAATTTCTATGGGCACCGCCGTCGTCACGTCGTTCTTGTGGGGGGTCCTGGTGAACAACGACCGCCTTGCCCTCTTGTGGGTGGACATTTTCGCTGTTGTGTGCCTCATTGCTGGAAGCAGCATCTCGGCCTTCCCCAAAGAAATCGCTCGGTCCTGTGAATCCTGCTGCCTCAAAG GCACTCCACTAAAGTGTGCGGAACCTGAGGCAGTTCTCGTGGACACTCCGGAAGCGCGCCCGCTTATagtcgaagaaacgcaacTTCTAGAGAATCACAAAATCGGCCACGCCTGTGGCCTTCTCCTTTGCGTTGTGTCGGGAGTTTGTGGTGGCCTTTCTCTAGGCCCCATGTCCTTCGTCCCTCCAGAGGACAAAGGCATTGCTTTTCTTCCGAGTTTCGCGACGG GAATCATCATGGCAGCTGTACTTGCCCTTTCCATCCGCCTTTTCGTCGGCAAACAAAAACCTGCGTGGCACTTTAGACGTGCTTTCCCATTCGGCCTCCTTTCCGGATTTCTCTACATGATGGCAATCCTTGCTGTCATCATCGCCATCCCAA GAATATCATTCGCA GTTGCGTATCCGTCGAAACAGACCGCCATCGTCGTCAGCGGGTGCTGGGGCATTTTGTTTTTCCGCGAACTGCGCGGCGGCGCAGTtgccgttttttctctcgggaGTTCCCTAGTCCTCACTGGCGTCGTCTTGCTGTCGAACTTCACGTATCCAGAACGCGTTGGCATTCCCTCGAGTATCCAGCCGAGCGTCACTTGA
- a CDS encoding hypothetical protein (encoded by transcript TGME49_280680), with protein sequence MGRTKATRERAKCASDSDSSECSAPAAEFVKGKAVTTRKKGRLSEGAVYTVEEVFLPSVSRESLLTLNPYSEIDILYRQMASNLEKAIDRAHRAGIPKKAAVDFAEVEHVATAARERLRSKRDNVAMQFTEAGQQMRVLKSKLNKLAQRIAEAEEENPKAIARVSADIETEVEATFQQMRHKKEKKCPPGARAANTVRMEKRPNEVPKGKRYRSVPVDHIGDIRGSVAFK encoded by the exons ATGGGACGGACCAAAGCAACAAGGGAACGAGCAAAATGTGCAAGTGACTCCGACAGCTCTGAGTGTTCTGCTCCCGCAGCGGAATTCGTCAAAGGGAAAGCGGTCACAACGCGGAAAAAAGGACGACTCTCTGAGGGAGCAGTATACACAGTGGAGGAGGTGTTCCTTCCGTCAGTGTCACGCGAGTCGCTGTTAAC GTTGAATCCGTACAGCGAAATTGATATTCTCTACCGACAAATGGCGAGCAACTTGGAAAAG GCGATAGACAGAGCACACAGGGCAGGAATAccgaagaaagcagctgTAGACTTCGCTGAGGTGGAACATGTGGCGACG GCAGCCAGGGAGCGGCTGAGGTCGAAACGGGACAACGTCGCAATGCAGTTCACTGAGGCTG GCCAGCAAATGCGTGTCCTCAAGTCCAAGCTCAACAAACTGGCTCAACGTATCGCTGAAGCA gaggaggagaacccGAAAGCCATTGCTCGTGTCTCAGCCGATATTGAaacagaagtcgaagcaACCTTCCAACAAATGAGAcacaaaaaggaaaagaagtgTCCTCCAGGCGCAAGAGCTGCTAATACGGTTCGTATGGAGAAGCGGCCCAACGAAGTGCCGAAAGGCAAGCGCTACCGTTCCGTGCCAGTTGACCACATCGGGGACATCCGTGGGTCCGTGGCTTTCAAGTGA
- a CDS encoding DNA polymerase epsilon subunit B protein (encoded by transcript TGME49_280690), with translation MADSSGVPSSLEASLDWGVAGAQGTPFSLEEERSFASPASPEATCSPFSPSPGASYSLRCDLFPWSELSTACRGCAAHLAVLASLRARFPAALLLPSAASPVLLLNFSSLHSLTLCAVGRHPRQRGSAARESLTDDGAPAWRRSSGIFAEERNRGERTRAEAQRGRPVEVLYGWTGDAEESLPADTETEGEDRQGGRRKGVPVRIHWAVVDFVVETVHRSLPRFFSLSRPLPPPEVLMEAALLGWRRRERSRREDEARRKLARCRGKKIFLHSAMTDVHEFSFDTTKQRFQTTPLKPLTLASLGRVFCDSSVFASMFDRRYYVLQQRCLLHPLLSLHGRSASEGRVQAPGFQSDADTNAAVKRVVFEVDGVARRAGQRQLLLAILGRDVNKDLALQGLFSDIRIKFEKEFRPRPGFFLEGHVVLADGFFTKHDDCFHVIDLSHPPRWPSSDRLLFGQRSRRAPLGCKRRRTTPSPTDSFTSFLEEEEGLIAGQQASAMFGGLLALSELTALEEWREIEEEREEDQDEEDLRDVLAVLEPEVSDGAATAGGGSETNEKENRSGGEEGRGRRPQGKRDSGKMEVKIQQDRDSPDPMAWIIVTECHFNEREDIELLGEMLATFESQDEYPSGFVFLGSFSSTISGGEDVYSAGFNALFDLLTSRFPLFVSRCHFVFVPGPDDPSFARESLPRLPLTPPFTSDFQQRIEKAVPASKGKIFFTTSPCRLRHFTSSMVFFRHDVFKALSRDALLTGGRNKETEGQTSVDADIVDLLYNTVVGQAHLCPITADHRLLKHRDQSLGLFPMPDLVFLCDKSAPPVIKKDPRNPDEFIFANANASFRKTKSFFIYEMATHQLTKYFVPSSGVAK, from the exons ATGGCGGACTCGTCCGGCGttccctcctctctggaGGCGAGCTTGGACTGGGGTGTTGCAGGCGCGCAAGGCACGCCTTTTTCtttggaagaagagcgtTCGTTCGCCTCGCCTGCTTCCCCAGAAGCTACctgttctccgttttctccgtctcccggCGCCTCGTACTCTCTCCGCTGCGATCTCTTCCCTTGGTCTGAGCtctcgactgcatgcagaggctgTGCAGCCCATTTGGCCGTCCTCGCCTCGCTGCGCGCGCGCTTCCccgccgcgcttcttctgccctctgctgcttcacCCGTTCTGCTGCTGaatttctcttctctccactcacTCACGCTCTGCGCCGTCGGACGTCATCCTCGGCAAAGGGGATCAGCCGCGCGAGAGAGCCTCACAGACGATGGCGCGCCAGCCTGGCGCCGGTCCAGTGGTATCttcgcggaagagagaaacagaggagaacgaacGCGCGCCGAGGCGCAGCGCGGGAGACCTGTCGAGGTCCTCTACGGGTggacaggcgacgcagaggagagtCTACCGgcggacacagagacagagggagaggacagacaaggcggaaggagaaaaggagtgCCAGTCAGAATTCACTGGGCTGTCGTCGACTTCGTCGTGGAAACCGTCCACCGA agtcttcctcgcttcttttctctctcgcggccGCTGCCTCCGCCGGAGGTCTTGATGGAGGCGGCGCTGCTCGGGTGGCgacgacgagagcgaagccgccgagaagacgaagctcGCAGAAAACTTGCAAGgtgcagagggaagaagatcTTCCTGCACAGCGCAATGACCGACGTCCACGAATTTTCCTTCGACACCACCAAGCAG AGGTTCCAGACGACCCCACTGAAGCCCCTCacgctcgcgtctctcggaCGCGTTTTCTGCGACAGTTCAGTCTTTGCTTCCATGTTCGACCGCCGCTACTACGTGCTGCAGCAAAGATGTCTCCTCCaccctctcctgtctctccacggACGCAGTGCCTCGGAAGGAAGGGTACAGGCGCCCGGCTTCCAGTCCGATGCAGACACGAACGCGGCGGTCAAACGCGTG GTCTTCGAGGTAGACGGTGTGGCGCGGCGGGCGGGGCAGCGGCAGTTGCTCCTCGCGATCTTGGGGAGAGACGTCAACAAGGATCTCGCTCTTCAAGGCCTTTTCAGCGACATTCGCATAAAATTCGAGAAAGAG TTCCGACCTCGCCCAGGCTTCTTTCTCGAAGGCCATGTGGTGCTCGCGGACGGCTTCTTCACGAAGCATGACGACTGCTTCCACGTCATTGACCTGTCGCATCCTCCGCGGTGGCCTTCGTCGGATCGGCTTCTCTTCGGGCAGCGCTCGAGACGAGCTCCGTTAGGTTGCAAGCGGAGGCGCACGACGCCTTCGCCGACAGACTCTTTCACATCTTTcctcgaggaggaggaaggtTTGATCGCTGGACAGCAGGCGAGCGCGATGTTTGGAGGGCTGCTGGCGTTGAGCGAGTTGACGGCTCTCGAAGAGTGGCGAGAaatcgaggaagagcgagaagaagatcaagacgaagaggaccTGAGAGACGTCCTCGCGGTCCTCGAGCCGGAAGTCTCCGACGGTGCAGCGACAGCTGGCGGAGGGTCGGAGACGaatgagaaggagaacagatCAGGGGGCGAGGAGGGCAGGGGGAGGAGACCacaggggaagagagacagtggaAAAATGGAGGTCAAAATTCAACAAGATCGAGATTCGCCAGACCCTATGGCGTGGATTATCGTCACAGAGTGCCACTTCAACGAACGAGAGGACATCGAACTCCTCGGCGAAATGCTCGCGA CGTTCGAGAGTCAAGACGAATATCCATCGGGGTTCGTCTTCCTGGGCAGTTTCTCGTCCACCATCTCCGGAGGCGAAGATGTCTACAGCGCAGGTTTCAACGCTCTCTTCGATCTCCTCACGTCTCGCTTCCccctctttgtttctc GCTGTcacttcgtcttcgttcctgGACCAGACGACCCTTCCTTCGCCAGAG AGAGCCTGCCGCGGCTGCCTCTGACGCCTCCGTTCACTTCCGACTTTCAGCAACGAATTGAGAAGGCTGTTCCTGCGAGCAAGGGAAAAATTTTCTTCACCACCAGTCCGTGCAG GCTTCGTCACTTCACTTCCTCCATGGTTTTCTTTCGTCACGACGTTTTCAAGGCTCTTTCTCGAGATGCGCTCCTGACGGGCGGCCGgaacaaagagacagagggacaGACTTCTGTTGATGCCGATATCGTTGACCTG CTGTACAACACGGTGGTGGGCCAGGCGCATTTGTGCCCCATCACGGCTGACCACCGTCTCCTCAAACACAGAGACCAGAGTCTCGGCCTCTTCCCCATGCCTGACCTT GTTTTCCTCTGCGACAAATCGGCTCCACCGGTGATCAAAAAAGATCCCAGAAATCCAGATGAGTTCATCTTCGCAAACGCAA acGCGTCcttcagaaaaacaaaaagtTTCTTCATCTACGAAATGGCAACACACCAGCTAACCAAGTATTTTGTACCCAGCAGTGGGGTGGCCAAGTAG